Genomic segment of Oceanimonas sp. GK1:
CCAGATGGCCGAGATGGCGGCCATCGGCGGTGGGCAGCCTGTTCATCCTGATACTCATGCCATCTCCTAACGGTTACGCCACTGGGGAGCGCGTTTTTCCAGAAAGGCAGTGACCCCTTCCCGCTGATCTTCGGTGTCGAACAGCGCCATAAAATAGTCCCGTTCCCGCACTCGGCCCTCGCTCAAGGGCCGCTGCCGGGCCGACTGTATCAGCCGCTTGCAGGCCGCCACCGAGCCCGGGCTCTGCCCCGCGGCGCTTTCGGCCAGGGCCATGGCCCGGCTCAGTACCTCATTATCGGGCACCATTTCTTCCACCAGCCCGATACCCAGCGCCTGTTCGGCGCTCAGCCGCTCCCCACACAGGATCAGCCGCTTGGCCCAGGCTTCCCCCACCAGATGGGGCAGCAACTGAGTGCCGCCGGCACAGGGCAACAGCCCCACCCTGGCCTCGGGCAGGCCCATGACGGCACGCTCGGCGGCAATGCGCAGATCACAGGCCAGGGCCGCTTCCAGCCCGCCGCCCATGGCAAACCCGTTAATGGCCGCCACCGACAGGCCGCGAAAGTCACTCAGGGCCTCAAAGGCCCGGCCAAAGGCCTGGGCCATGGCGTGGGCCTTGCCCTTGTCGCCATCGGCAAACAGACGAAGCTCGGCCCCGGCACAGAAAAACTTCTCGCCTTCACCGGTCAGCACCAGGCTGCGAATGTCTTCATCGCTATTCAGCTTCTCCACCAGCGCCGCCAGCCGGTTCAGGCTGTCCACCGTCCAGGTATTCGCCGGCGGGTTGTTCATGGTCAACAGCGCCACATGCCCTTGTTTTTCATACTGGATCACAGCTCGCCTCCTTCCGCCAGCAGCCGGCGGGCGATCAGCAGTTTCATGATTTCGTTGGTGCCTTCCAGAATACGGTGCACCCGGGTGTCCCGCACATGGCGCTCCAGCGGATATTCCCGAATGTAGCCATAGCCGCCATAGAGCTGCAGCGCCTGATCGCAGACTCTAAAACCCACATCGGTGGCAAAACGTTTGGCCATGGCGCAATAGGTGGTGGCGTCCGCAAGTCCGGCGTCCAGCCGGCTGGCGGCCAGCCGCACCAGTTGCCGCGCCGCCACCAGCTCGGTGGCCATGTCGGCCAGGGCAAACTGCAGCGCCTGAAACTCCGCCAGCTTGCGGCCGAACTGGCTGCGCTCCTGCAGGTAATTGCGCGCCAGGTTCAGCGCCTGCTGCGCCGTGCCCAATGAACAGCTGGCAATATTGATGCGGCCACCGTCCAGCCCTTTCATCGCCAGTTTAAAGCCCTCGCCTTCCCGCCCTAGCAACTGGCGGGCGGGCACCCGCACCCCGTCAAAGGTGACGCTGCGGGTAGGCTGGCTGTGCCAGCCCATCTTGTCTTCCGGCCGGCCGTATTCAATGCCGGGGCTGTCGGCATTCAGGGCAAAGGCGGAAATGCCGCCGGGGCCCTCGCCGCCGGTGCGGGCCATGACCACCAGTACCTGGGTGCTGCCCGCCCCGGAAATAAACATCTTGCTGCCGGTGAGTTCATAGTCGTCGCCCACCTTCTTCGCCCGGGCTTTAAGGGACGCGGCATCGGAGCCCGCATTGGGCTCGGTGAGGCAGTAGGATCCCAGCCAGCGGCCACTGATCATGCCGTCCCGCCACTGCTTCCAGACCTCTTGCTCGGCACTGCTGGCCACCATCCAGGTCACCATGTTGTGAATGGTAAGAAAGGCGGTGGTGGAGGTGCAGCCCATAGCCAGCCGCTCAAAGATCAGGCTGGCATCGAGCCGAGACAGCCCCAGACCGCCGGCGGCTTCCGGTGTATAGAGCGCGCAAAACCCCAGCTCGCCGGCCTGTTGCAGGGTCTCCACCGGAAAATGATGGTCCCGGTCCCAGTCCGCGGCAAAAGGTGCCAGCGCCTTGTCGGCAAACTCCCCCGCCAGCGCCACAAAGGCCCGCTGCTCCTCGTTCAGTTCAAAGTCCATAAGCCCTCCTGGCTGACAACCAAAAGTTGACTGAAAGTTCCTGCCTGCCTTCGAGCAAAGGGCACTACTTCGCCGACACGCCGTAAACCCCTCCATGGGGGCTCCGCTGCGCCATCCATGGCGCAGAGGGTACGGCGAAGCAGACACCCTTTGCTCTTCGGGAAAGTGCCGAGTTGCATGAAAGCATTCATCAGGCGGCACCGGCGTGAAGCGAAGAAGCAGCAGGGATTGCCGGAGCCGACCGTCAAATGCCAGGGATGGCATTTGCCGAGCGCTACATGGATGTACTCGCAGCGTGTCGGCGGAGGTAACCCTGCTGATTCATCGCCTGGCAGAAACTCCCGGGCAACAGACAACCTTCCCGCTGGATTCGTCATTTCAGATGAATCGACAGATTGAGGCCGGCCACGACCTCGTCATCGAACCAGCGGGCGGTCACGGTTTTGGTTTCGGTGTAAAAGCGCACCGCCTGTTTGCCGTAGGCGTGCAGATCCCCGTAAAAAGACCCGCGCCAGCCGGTAAAGGAGAAAAACGGCAGCGGCACCGGAATGGGCACATTAATGCCCACCTGCCCCACCTGAATCTCCATTTGATACTTGTGTGCTGCCGCCCCCGAGGCGGTAAAAATGGCGGTGCCGTTGCCGTAGGGATTGGCATTCACCAAGGCAATGGCGTCGTTCAGGCTGTCCGCTTCCATCAGCAGCAACACGGGGCCGAAAATCTCTTCGGTGTAAATGCGCATGGTGGGGGTCACACCGGCAAACAGGGTGGGCCCGACCCAGTTGCCTTCCGGGTAACCGCTCACGGTGCAGTGGCTGCCATCCAGCAGACAGTCGGCCCCTTCTTGCTTTACAGACTCAATCAAATCCAACACCCGCTTTTTGGCATGCTGGGTGATAAGCGGGCCATACCCCGCCTTGGGGTTATTCCAGACACCGGGCTGCACCTTTTCCAGCGCCGCTTTAATCTCGGGGATCCACGCTCTGGCCTCGCCCACCAGCACGCCCACCGAAATGGCCATGCAGCGCTGGCCGGCGGCGCCTACGGAGGCGCCCACCAGGTTATTGATGGCCTGCTGTTTATTGGCATCGGGCATCACCACCATGTGGTTTTTGGCACCGGCAAACACCTGCACCCGCTTCAGCCGGTCGGTGGCGGTGCGGTACACATGCCGCCCTACCGCCACCGAGCCCACAAAGGATACGGCGGCAATGTCATCGTGAGTCAGCAACTGATCCACCACCTCGGGCCCGCCGTGCACGATATTGAGCAAACCGTCGGGGGCCCCCGCTTCCCGAAACAACGTGGCCAGCTCCATGGGTACCAGGGGATCCTGCTCCGACGGTTTCAGTACAAAGGCATTGCCGCAGGCGATGGCCAGGGGAAACATCCACAGCGGAATCATGGCCGGAAAATTAAAGGGGGTGATGCCCAGGCACACGCCCAGGGGCTGGCTGAAACTGTAACAATCCACCCCCGCAGCCACATCGGCCTGGTTTTCACCCAGGGTCAGTGAGGCCACATTGGCAGCCTGCTCCACCACTTCTATGCCCCGCCATACATCGCCCCTGGCGTCTTCCAGGGTCTTGCCGGTGTCCCGGCTGAGCAATTGCGCCAGCTCATCATGCCGCTCCTTGAGCAGGGCCTGATAGCGCAGCATCAGCCGGGCCCGCTCCGGCACCGGCACTTGCCGCCACTGAAGAAAGGCAGTTTTCGCCGCCGCCACCGCCGCGGTCACTTCATACTTAGTGGCACAGGGCAGGCGCGCAATGACCTTCTGAGTGGCCGGATTGGTCACCTCCAGCCACTGTTTGGTGTGGCTTTGCACCATGCTGCCGTCGATCAGCAGCGGAACCTGATAAGCCATGGGTTCACCTCACTCACACAGTTCAATGGCCAGCGCCGTGGCTTCGCCCCCGCCGATGCACAGGGCCGCCACTCCTTTCTTCAGCCCTCGCCGGCGCAGGGCATGCAGCAGGGTCACCACAATGCGCGCGCCGCTGGCACCGATGGGATGCCCCAGGGCACAGGCGCCGCCGTTTACGTTCACGCTGTCCGGGTCAAGCCCCAGTTCCCTGATGGCCAGCAGGGTGACCACCGCAAAGGCTTCGTTGATCTCGAATAAATCCACCTCGTCCGCTTGCCAATCCAGTTGTTTCAGCAATGTCTGCATGGCACCGATGGGCGCCAGGGTAAATTCGGCGGGCAATTGCGCATGAGTGGCGTGACCAAGAACGCGCGCCAGCGGCCTGAGGCCAAGCTGTTGTGCCCTTTCCGCCGTGGTCAGCACCAGGGCGGCGGCACCGTCGGAAATGGAGCTGGAATTGGCGGCGGTAATGGTGCCGTTGTCGGCAAAGGCGGGGTTGAGGCGCGGAATTTTTTCAGGGCTTGCCTTGCCCGGCTGCTCGTCGGTGTCCACCATGATCTCGCCTTTGCGGCCGGTCACCGTGACCGGGGCGATTTCCTCGCGAAAGTCCCCTTCATCAATGGCCCGCTGGGCCCGGCGCAACGAACGGATGGCAAAGTCGTCCATTTCGGCGCGGGTCACGCCAAAGCGGTCGGCGGTACGCTGGGCAAAGCAACCCATCAGGCCGCCTTCATAGGCGTCTTCCAAGCCGTCGAGAAACATATGATCCAATAACTGACCGTGACCCAGCCGCAAGCCGACCCGGGCCCTGGGCACCAGGTAGGGGGCCAGGCTCATGCTTTCCATGCCGCCGGCCACCATCAGCGAGGCCGAGCCCGCCCGCAGTTGGTCGTGAGCCAGCATCAGCGCCTTCATGCCCGAGCCGCACATTTTGTTGACCGTGGTGCAGGGCACCGATACCGGCAGCCCCGCGCCCAGGGCCGCCTGCCGGGCCGGAGCCTGCCCCTGGCCGGCAGGCAGCACACAACCCATGATCACCTCATCCACCTGCTCCCCGCCAATACCGCCCCGCGCCAGGGCGGCATGGATGGCCACCGCCCCCAGCCGGTGGGCGGGTTCACTGCCCAGTGAGCCCATCAGCCCGCCCATGGGGGTGCGGGCGGCGGCCACAATCACAATCTGGCGCTCTGTGTTCATACGGGCCTCATTCCTGAAAATGCCGTTGTCCGTTAAAGCTTAGCCGGCTCCCGCTGACTATAGTTAATGCATTCAAACGAACCCGGTTTTCTGCCTTCTCAGGAGGTGACATGGCCCCATATCCCACCCTCGATCTTGATCTCGGCGAGATGCACAGCCTGCTGCGCGAGCAGGTGGCCGCCTTTGCAGCCAAGGAAATCGCCCCCCTGGCCGAAGCCATCGACCGGGACAACCGCTTTCCTGCCGAGCTCTGGCCCAGGCTGGGCGAGCTGGGACTGTTTGGCATTACCGTGGCGGAAAGATTTGGCGGCGTGAACCTGGGTTATCTCGCCCATGTGCTGGCCATGGAGGAGATCAGCCGGGCCTCCGCTTCGGTGGGGCTGTCTTATGGTGCCCACTCCAACCTGTGCGTGAACCAAGTTCACCGCCACGGCAGTGAGGAGCAGCAACAAAAATACCTGCCCGCCCTGCTCAGCGGCGAGCACATCGGCGCCCTGGCCATGTCCGAGCCTGGTGCCGGCTCCGACGTGGTGGCCATGAAACTCACCGCCCGCCGCGACGACAATGATTTTGTGCTGAACGGCAACAAGATGTGGATCACCAATGGCCCCGATGCCCATGTGTTTGTGGTGTACGCCAAGACCGACCCGCAAGCCGGTGCCAAGGGCATCAGCGCCTTTATTGTGGAAGCCGGCACGCCCGGCTTTGCGCCGGCCCAGAAGCTCGACAAGCTTGGCATGCGCGGCTCCAACACCTGCGAGCTGGTGTTTCAGGACTGCCGGGTACCCGCCGCCAACCTGCTGGGGCCGCTGAACGGTGGCGTGGCCGTGCTAATGAGCGGCCTGGATACCGAGCGGCTGGTGCTGGCGGGCGGGCCACTCGGCATTATGGCGGCGGCCATGGATCTGGTGGTGCCCTATGTACGGGAGCGCCGGCAGTTTGGCCGGGCCATCGGCGAGTTTCAGCTGGTGCAGGGCAAACTGGCCGACATGTATACCCGCATGAACGCCGCCCGCTGCTACACCTACATGACCGCCATGGCGGCGGACCGGGGCAAACTCAGCCGTCAGGACGCCGCCGGAGTGATTTTGCTGGCGGCCGAAACCGCCACGCAAGTGGCCCTGGATGCCATTCAGCTGCTGGGCGGCAACGGCTATATCAACGACTACCCCGCCGGCCGCCTGTTGCGGGACGCCAAGCTCTATGAAATTGGTGCCGGCACCTCGGAGATTCGGCGCATGCTGATCGGCCGGGAGCTGGTGCGCGAACCTTGAGGAGCCGTTATGACCCAGTTTGTCAGCCGGGTGCAGCCGGCTTCCACAGAGTTTATTGCCAACCAGCAGGCGATGGCCGCCGAGGTAACGGCCCTGCGTGAACAGGTGGCCCTCATTGCCGAAGGCGGCGGAGCCGACAGCCGGGAGCGCCATCAGGCCAGAGGCAAGCTGCTGGTGCGGGATCGCATTGCTGCCCTGCTTGACCCGGGCACGCCCTTTCTTGAGCTGTCGCAACTGGCAGCACTCAACGTTTACGACGAGCCGGTGCCGGCGGCGGGCATCATCACCGGCATTGGCCGGGTGAACGGGGTGGAGTGCATGGTGGTGGCCAACGATGCCACGGTCAAGGGCGGCACCTATTATCCGCTCACGGTGAAAAAGCACCTGCGGGCCCAGGCCATTGCCGAGCATTGCCGACTGCCCTGCCTGTATCTGGTGGACTCGGGCGGTGCTCACCTGCCCAGTCAGGACGAGGTCTTTCCCGACCGCGATCACTTTGGCCGCATCTTCTTTAATCAGGCCCGCCTGTCCGCCGCCGGCATTCCCCAGCTGGCGGTCGTCATGGGCCTGTGTACCGCCGGCGGCGCCTATGTGCCGGCCATGGCGGACGAGTCCATTATGGTGCGCAATCAGGCCACCATTTTTCTCGGTGGCCCGCCATTGGTCAGGGCCGCCACCGGCGAGGTGGTGACCGCCGAGGAGCTGGGGGGGGCCGAGGTGCACACTCGGCAGTCCGGCGTGGCGGATCATGCCGCCGACGACGACCGTCATGCCCTTGGCCTGGCCCGCCGGCTGGTGGCCAATCTCAATGTGTCCGCCGTACCGCCGCCCCCCCGTGAGCCTCGCTCACCCCGCTACCCCATTGACGAGCTCTACGGCATTGTCGGCACCAGCCTGCGCACCCCCTTTGAGGTGCGGGAAGTGATCGCCCGGCTGGTGGATGATTCTGTGCTGGACGAGTTCAAGCGCGATTTCGGCCCCACCCTGGTCACCGGATTCGCCCATCTGCAGGGCTATCCGGTGGGCATCATCGCCAACAACGGCATTCTGTTCAGCGAGTCGGCCCAGAAAGGGACCCACTTTATCGAGCTGTGCTGCCAGCGGAATATTCCGCTGCTGTTTCTGCAGAACATCACCGGCTTTATGGTGGGCAAGAAATACGAGGCCGAGGGCATCGCCAAGCACGGCGCCAAGCTGGTGACGGCGGTGGCCTGCGCCAGCGTCCCCAAAATCACACTAATCATCGGCGGCAGCTTTGGGGCCGGCAACTACGGCATGTGCGGCCGGGCCTATGATCCCGACTTTTTGTGGTGCTGGCCCAATGCCCGCATTTCGGTCATGGGTGGCGAGCAGGCCGCCGGGGTACTCGCCACCGTGCGCCGGGATGCCCTGGCAAAAACAGGCCAGGACTGGTCCGCCGAGGACGAAGCCGCCTTCAAGGCCCCCATTATCGAGCGCTACGAGCAGCAGGGCCACCCCTGGTATGCCAGCGCCCGGCTGTGGGACGACGGCGTGATCGACCCGAAAGACAGCCGCACCGTGCTGGCCATGAGCCTGGCGCTGGCGGGAAACCGCCCTGTCACTCCCACCCGCTTTGGCGTATTTCGTATGTAGGGCGCCTGTAAGGACGCCTGTAAGGAGGTGCCATGTCCGACCCAATAACACTGCAACCGACCGGCAAAGGGGTATGGGAGCTGGTGCTGAATAACCCCGAACGCCGCAATGTGCTGAACGAAGCGACCATCGAAGCCTTTCACCAGTGCCTGAGCGACGCCGAGGCCGAGCCGACACTGCGCCTGCTGGTGCTGAAGGCCGAGGGCAGGCACTTTTGTGCCGGGGCGGATCTGGGCTGGATGCAGCGGGCTGCGTCCTTAAGTCCGGCGCAGAACCGTGCCGACGCCGGCCGACTGGCGGAGTTGCTGTGGCGGCTGGACCGCTTTCCCCACCCCACCCTGGCACTGGTGCAGGGGGCGGCCTTTGGCGGTGCCCTGGGGCTGGTGTGCGCCTGCGATATGGTGGTGGCCGCCGCCGATGCCCGTTTTTGCCTGAGCGAAACCCGCCTCGGCCTTATTCCCGCGACCATCGCCCCCTATGTGCTGCGGGTGCTGGGCGAACGCCAGGCCCGGCGCTATATGCTGAGCGGGGAAGTGATCGACGCGGCCCGCGCCGAGCGGCTGGGGCTGGTGCACGAGGTGGCGGAATCGGCCCTTGCAGAGGGCGCCACTCCCATTATCACCGCCTTGTTACGGGGCGGTCCGACGGCCCAGAGAGCGGCCAAGGCGCTGATTCGGGATTATGCCGGCCGGCCGTTAAGCCGAGCCCTGGTGAGCGACAGCGCCCAACGCCTGGCCGCCCTGCGAGTAACAGAGGAAGCGCAAGAAGGGCTGGCGGCCTTTCTGGAAAAACGCCCCCCGGGTTGGGAGAACAAGGATGATCACTAAACTGCTGGTGGCCAACCGGGGCGAGATCGCCTGCCGGGTGCTGCGCACCGCGCGCCGGATGGGGCTACATACCATAGCAGTCTACTCCGATGCGGACCGACAGGCCCTGCATGTGGAGCTGGCCGATGAGGCCTGGCGCCTGGGCCCGCCCTCGGCGGCGGAAAGTTACCTCAATCAGGCGGCGCTGCTGGAGATTGCCGGCGCCTGCGGGGCCGATGCGGTGCACCCGGGGTACGGGTTTCTGTCGGAAAACGCCGGCTTTGCTCAGGGGTGTGCCGACACCGGCCTGGTGTTTGTGGGCCCGCCCCCCGCCGCCATTGCCGCCATGGGCGACAAGGCCGCCGCCAAGGCGCTGATGGCCGCCGCCGGTGTGCCCCTGGTGCCTGGTTATCATGGCGAGGATCAAAGTCATGCACGGCTAAAACGAGAGGCCGAGGCCTGCGGTTATCCACTGCTGCTGAAAGCGGTGGCCGGCGGTGGCGGCAAAGGCATGCGCATCGTGCATGAGCCCGGTGAGTTCGATGACGCCCTGGCCGCCGCCCGGCGCGAGGCCAGGGCGGCCTTTGGCAACGATGCCATGCTGCTGGAGCGTTACCTGCCGAAGGCCCGCCACGTGGAAGTGCAGGTATTCTGCGATGCCCACGGTAGCGGCCTTTACCTCTCGGAGCGGGACTGCTCGGTGCAGCGCCGGCATCAGAAAATTCTGGAAGAAGCCCCCGCGCCCGGCCTGACCAGTGCTACCCGCACCGCCATGGGCGAGGCGGCGGTGCGGGCCGCCCAGGCCATCGACTATCGCGGCGCCGGCACCGTGGAGTTTCTCTATACCGAAGACGGCCACTTCTATTTTATGGAAATGAACACCCGGTTACAGGTGGAGCACCCGGTAACCGAGTTCATTACCGGCCTGGATCTGGTGGAATGGCAGTTGCGGGTGGCGGCGGGAGAGCCCCTGCCGCTGACCCAGGAGCACATCAAGCTTCAGGGCCATGCGGTGGAAGCCCGCATTTACGCCGAGGATGCCGAGCACGGCTTTCTGCCCGCCGCCGGCGTCCTGCACACCCTGCACGAGCCCGTCATATCAAGCCAAGTACGCCTTGACACCGGCGTGCGCCAGGGCGATGAAGTGGGCATTTATTATGATCCGCTGATCGCCAAGCTGATCGTGCACGCTCACAGCCGCGAGGCCGCCCTGGCGGAGCTGGCACGGGCGCTGGCGCAGTACCGTATCGGCGGTGTGAAAACCAATATCGGCTTTTTACGCCGCCTGTGCCGGCACCCGGCCTTTCAGGCCTGCGAGCTGCATACCCGTTTTATCGAGCAGCACCAGCACAGCCTGTTTCAAGCTTCGGCGCTGGCCGCCGGCGAGGTGCTGGCGCTGGCCGCCCTGGCTTATACCCTTCACCCGCCGCCAGGGAGTGACTCGCCCTTTGCGGCAAGCAGCGGTTGGCGCCTGAACCAGCCGGCGGCCTACCGGCTGCGGCTGGAATACTCGGGGGAAGTTTATGATCTGACGCTCACCGCCACGGATACCGGCTGGCACGTACCCGTGAAGGAGCAACAACACACGCTGGAAGGCGAGCTGACCGATGAACGGCTGCAGGTCAATCTGAATGGCCGACGGTTGGCACTGCATGTTGCCCGGCATGACGCCTTTGTCTGGCTGTTTTATCAGGGAGAACGTTTCGATCTGCGCCGCATTGACGCCGAGGCCGGTACGCCTCCCCATCAGGCCGCCGGCGGCCTGACCGCCCCCATGCCGGGACTGGTGGGGGAGCTGAAGGTGGCCGAAGGCGATGACGTCCGTGAAGGCCAGACCCTGCTGGTGCTGGAAGCCATGAAAATGGAGCATCCCATTCGCGCCCCCATGGCAGGCCGGGTGGCGGAAATTCACTTTCGCGCCGGCGACCAGGTGAGTGAAGGGGACGAGCTGTTACGGCTGGAGGCGCCCGATGGATAGGGTCAAACTGGTGGAGATGGGCCCCCGGGATGGTCTGCAAAACGAGCCCATGCCGGTGCCCACCTCAACCAAAATCGAGCTGGTGGAACGGCTGGCGGAGTGCGGCCTCACTCACATTGAGGCGGCCAGCTTTGTGTCGCCCAAATGGGTGCCGCAAATGGCCGACGGCGCCGAGGTACTCCAAGGCCTTCGCCGCCGCGACGGTGTGGTGTATTCGGCACTCACCCCCAACCTGCAGGGGCTGCAGGCAGCGCTCGCCGCCGGCGCCGATGAAGTGGCGGTGTTTACCGCCGCCTCGGAAAGCTTTTGCCAGAGGAACATCAACTGCTCGGTGGTGGAAAGCCTTGAACGCTTCACCCCCGTACTGCAACGGGCTCATGAACACGGAGTACGGGTACGGGGCTATGTGTCCACCGTGCTGGGCTGCCCCTATGAAGGGCACATTGCCCCCGCCGCCGTGGCCCGGGTCGCCGGCGCGCTCTATCGGCTGGGCTGTGATGAAATCTCCCTGGGCGACACCATTGGTACCGGCACCCCGAAAAAGGCCATCGCCATGCTGTCGGCGGTGCGCCAGGAGGTGCCCCTGGTGCGGCTGGCGGCCCATTTTCACGATACCTACGGCCAGGCCCTGGCCAACCTGTATGCGGTGCTGGAGCAGGGCCTGCGTATTATCGACAGCTCGGTGGCGGGCCTCGGCGGCTGCCCCTATGCCAAAGGCGCCACCGGCAACGTGGCAACCGAAGACGTGGTCTATCTGCTGCACGGCCTGGGCCTGGACACCGGCGTGGATCTCGACCGGCTGGTCGCCACCGGTCGCTGGATAAGCCGACAGCTGGGCCGGGAGAACGGCTCCAAGGTGGGCCGAGCATGGAACGACCAAAGCTGAAAGCCCGGATTGTCGTTTGCTGTACCGCGCACTTTCGTCGGACAAAGCGCACTGCTTCCCCCGCACGCTGTAAATACATCCCTATACGCTCCATCGCGCCATCCCTGGCGCGAAGGGCACGGCGAAGCAGACACCCTTTGCCCTCCTTGGAACACTCTGAGCCGACTGACAGCATGCAGACAACGCCGAGGTTACCCGAAGCAGCAGTGGGGATTGCCGTAGCCGACCATAAAATGCCATATATGGCATTTTCGAGCGTACATGGGGCGAGCTTGCTCGCCGTGACGAAGTAAAAAAGCCTGACCGAACATTAAATATGTTCGCAGCAGACTTTTTTAGTGAGTGGCCTGCAGCGAAGCGTGTCGGCGGAGTGCAACCGCACTGATGCTTCGCATTGCGTCCTCTTTGGCGACTTGTGACTAAGAGGCAGACCGTAAGCTGTAAGTATCCAATCCCAGTCCCGACGCCCCAATTCCTAAACGAAAAAAGGGAGCCGAAGCTCCCTTTTTAGTGTTTAACTCGCAAACCTTACTGGTTAACGAACTCCACACCTTTCTGAATGTCGCCACGCAGGGTTTCCAGCATGCCGTCCATGGCGGCCTGCTCGAAAGCACTGACTTCGCCGTAGGG
This window contains:
- a CDS encoding acetyl-CoA C-acyltransferase; this translates as MNTERQIVIVAAARTPMGGLMGSLGSEPAHRLGAVAIHAALARGGIGGEQVDEVIMGCVLPAGQGQAPARQAALGAGLPVSVPCTTVNKMCGSGMKALMLAHDQLRAGSASLMVAGGMESMSLAPYLVPRARVGLRLGHGQLLDHMFLDGLEDAYEGGLMGCFAQRTADRFGVTRAEMDDFAIRSLRRAQRAIDEGDFREEIAPVTVTGRKGEIMVDTDEQPGKASPEKIPRLNPAFADNGTITAANSSSISDGAAALVLTTAERAQQLGLRPLARVLGHATHAQLPAEFTLAPIGAMQTLLKQLDWQADEVDLFEINEAFAVVTLLAIRELGLDPDSVNVNGGACALGHPIGASGARIVVTLLHALRRRGLKKGVAALCIGGGEATALAIELCE
- a CDS encoding carboxyl transferase domain-containing protein is translated as MTQFVSRVQPASTEFIANQQAMAAEVTALREQVALIAEGGGADSRERHQARGKLLVRDRIAALLDPGTPFLELSQLAALNVYDEPVPAAGIITGIGRVNGVECMVVANDATVKGGTYYPLTVKKHLRAQAIAEHCRLPCLYLVDSGGAHLPSQDEVFPDRDHFGRIFFNQARLSAAGIPQLAVVMGLCTAGGAYVPAMADESIMVRNQATIFLGGPPLVRAATGEVVTAEELGGAEVHTRQSGVADHAADDDRHALGLARRLVANLNVSAVPPPPREPRSPRYPIDELYGIVGTSLRTPFEVREVIARLVDDSVLDEFKRDFGPTLVTGFAHLQGYPVGIIANNGILFSESAQKGTHFIELCCQRNIPLLFLQNITGFMVGKKYEAEGIAKHGAKLVTAVACASVPKITLIIGGSFGAGNYGMCGRAYDPDFLWCWPNARISVMGGEQAAGVLATVRRDALAKTGQDWSAEDEAAFKAPIIERYEQQGHPWYASARLWDDGVIDPKDSRTVLAMSLALAGNRPVTPTRFGVFRM
- a CDS encoding enoyl-CoA hydratase, encoding MIQYEKQGHVALLTMNNPPANTWTVDSLNRLAALVEKLNSDEDIRSLVLTGEGEKFFCAGAELRLFADGDKGKAHAMAQAFGRAFEALSDFRGLSVAAINGFAMGGGLEAALACDLRIAAERAVMGLPEARVGLLPCAGGTQLLPHLVGEAWAKRLILCGERLSAEQALGIGLVEEMVPDNEVLSRAMALAESAAGQSPGSVAACKRLIQSARQRPLSEGRVRERDYFMALFDTEDQREGVTAFLEKRAPQWRNR
- a CDS encoding acyl-CoA dehydrogenase family protein, with the translated sequence MDFELNEEQRAFVALAGEFADKALAPFAADWDRDHHFPVETLQQAGELGFCALYTPEAAGGLGLSRLDASLIFERLAMGCTSTTAFLTIHNMVTWMVASSAEQEVWKQWRDGMISGRWLGSYCLTEPNAGSDAASLKARAKKVGDDYELTGSKMFISGAGSTQVLVVMARTGGEGPGGISAFALNADSPGIEYGRPEDKMGWHSQPTRSVTFDGVRVPARQLLGREGEGFKLAMKGLDGGRINIASCSLGTAQQALNLARNYLQERSQFGRKLAEFQALQFALADMATELVAARQLVRLAASRLDAGLADATTYCAMAKRFATDVGFRVCDQALQLYGGYGYIREYPLERHVRDTRVHRILEGTNEIMKLLIARRLLAEGGEL
- a CDS encoding CoA-acylating methylmalonate-semialdehyde dehydrogenase; the protein is MAYQVPLLIDGSMVQSHTKQWLEVTNPATQKVIARLPCATKYEVTAAVAAAKTAFLQWRQVPVPERARLMLRYQALLKERHDELAQLLSRDTGKTLEDARGDVWRGIEVVEQAANVASLTLGENQADVAAGVDCYSFSQPLGVCLGITPFNFPAMIPLWMFPLAIACGNAFVLKPSEQDPLVPMELATLFREAGAPDGLLNIVHGGPEVVDQLLTHDDIAAVSFVGSVAVGRHVYRTATDRLKRVQVFAGAKNHMVVMPDANKQQAINNLVGASVGAAGQRCMAISVGVLVGEARAWIPEIKAALEKVQPGVWNNPKAGYGPLITQHAKKRVLDLIESVKQEGADCLLDGSHCTVSGYPEGNWVGPTLFAGVTPTMRIYTEEIFGPVLLLMEADSLNDAIALVNANPYGNGTAIFTASGAAAHKYQMEIQVGQVGINVPIPVPLPFFSFTGWRGSFYGDLHAYGKQAVRFYTETKTVTARWFDDEVVAGLNLSIHLK
- a CDS encoding isovaleryl-CoA dehydrogenase; protein product: MAPYPTLDLDLGEMHSLLREQVAAFAAKEIAPLAEAIDRDNRFPAELWPRLGELGLFGITVAERFGGVNLGYLAHVLAMEEISRASASVGLSYGAHSNLCVNQVHRHGSEEQQQKYLPALLSGEHIGALAMSEPGAGSDVVAMKLTARRDDNDFVLNGNKMWITNGPDAHVFVVYAKTDPQAGAKGISAFIVEAGTPGFAPAQKLDKLGMRGSNTCELVFQDCRVPAANLLGPLNGGVAVLMSGLDTERLVLAGGPLGIMAAAMDLVVPYVRERRQFGRAIGEFQLVQGKLADMYTRMNAARCYTYMTAMAADRGKLSRQDAAGVILLAAETATQVALDAIQLLGGNGYINDYPAGRLLRDAKLYEIGAGTSEIRRMLIGRELVREP
- a CDS encoding enoyl-CoA hydratase-related protein; this encodes MSDPITLQPTGKGVWELVLNNPERRNVLNEATIEAFHQCLSDAEAEPTLRLLVLKAEGRHFCAGADLGWMQRAASLSPAQNRADAGRLAELLWRLDRFPHPTLALVQGAAFGGALGLVCACDMVVAAADARFCLSETRLGLIPATIAPYVLRVLGERQARRYMLSGEVIDAARAERLGLVHEVAESALAEGATPIITALLRGGPTAQRAAKALIRDYAGRPLSRALVSDSAQRLAALRVTEEAQEGLAAFLEKRPPGWENKDDH